A stretch of the Malus domestica chromosome 08, GDT2T_hap1 genome encodes the following:
- the LOC139197923 gene encoding protein SABRE-like isoform X1, which produces MMERTSALFICEDFILSCEFGHDREVGVMIKNVDIACGEITVNLNEELLSKSKSSSQTSFQPDNVLGSATDSVASKKPHKKQQMIVALSKYTSLFPEKVSFSLPKLDVRFAHREYDFSVENNIMGIQLKSTKSQSSEDVGETTRLDVQLDFSEIHLLREAGISVLEILKVDVVSLFYIPVQLLRGTEVGLAHGFLLVGIKIGPMLLGELTHWLGLLLVLLWSSF; this is translated from the exons ATGATGGAAAGGACATCTGCTCTTTTTATTTGTGAAGATTTCATCCTCTCTTGTGAATTTGGTCATGATAG GGAAGTCGGTGTAATGATCAAGAATGTGGACATTGCCTGTGGAGAGATTACTGTGAACCTAAATGAGGAGTTGCTTTCAAAAAGCAAAAGTTCATCACAAACTTCTTTTCAACCTGATAACGTTCTAGGGTCCGCTACTGATTCTGTTGCTTCTAAAAAgccacacaaaaaacaacaaatgaTTGTTGCACTCTCAAAGTACACCTCTCTATTTCCAGAAAAG GTTTCCTTCAGTTTACCAAAACTGGACGTGAGATTTGCGCATCGGGAATATGATTTTTCTGTCGAGAATAACATAATGGGCATCCAATTAAAAAGCACCAAATCACAATCCAGTGAAGATGTGGGGGAGACTACACGCCTTGATGTTCAATTGGATTTCAGTGAGATTCAT TTGCTTAGAGAAGCTGGCATTTCTGTTTTGGAGATACTGAAAGTTGATGTTGTATCATTATTTTACATTCCAGTACAG CTTCTCAGGGGTACTGAGGTGGGCCTGGCCCACGGTTTCCTTCTGGTAGGCATCAAGATTGGCCCTATGCTGCTGGGGGAGCTGACTCATTGGCTTGGCCTGCTGCTAGTCTTGTTGTGGTCAtccttttaa
- the LOC139197923 gene encoding protein SABRE-like isoform X4, whose amino-acid sequence MMERTSALFICEDFILSCEFGHDREVGVMIKNVDIACGEITVNLNEELLSKSKSSSQTSFQPDNVLGSATDSVASKKPHKKQQMIVALSKYTSLFPEKVSFSLPKLDVRFAHREYDFSVENNIMGIQLKSTKSQSSEDVGETTRLDVQLDFSEIHLLREAGISVLEILKVDVVSLFYIPVQASRLALCCWGS is encoded by the exons ATGATGGAAAGGACATCTGCTCTTTTTATTTGTGAAGATTTCATCCTCTCTTGTGAATTTGGTCATGATAG GGAAGTCGGTGTAATGATCAAGAATGTGGACATTGCCTGTGGAGAGATTACTGTGAACCTAAATGAGGAGTTGCTTTCAAAAAGCAAAAGTTCATCACAAACTTCTTTTCAACCTGATAACGTTCTAGGGTCCGCTACTGATTCTGTTGCTTCTAAAAAgccacacaaaaaacaacaaatgaTTGTTGCACTCTCAAAGTACACCTCTCTATTTCCAGAAAAG GTTTCCTTCAGTTTACCAAAACTGGACGTGAGATTTGCGCATCGGGAATATGATTTTTCTGTCGAGAATAACATAATGGGCATCCAATTAAAAAGCACCAAATCACAATCCAGTGAAGATGTGGGGGAGACTACACGCCTTGATGTTCAATTGGATTTCAGTGAGATTCAT TTGCTTAGAGAAGCTGGCATTTCTGTTTTGGAGATACTGAAAGTTGATGTTGTATCATTATTTTACATTCCAGTACAG GCATCAAGATTGGCCCTATGCTGCTGGGGGAGCTGA
- the LOC139197923 gene encoding protein SABRE-like isoform X5 gives MMERTSALFICEDFILSCEFGHDREVGVMIKNVDIACGEITVNLNEELLSKSKSSSQTSFQPDNVLGSATDSVASKKPHKKQQMIVALSKYTSLFPEKVSFSLPKLDVRFAHREYDFSVENNIMGIQLKSTKSQSSEDVGETTRLDVQLDFSEIHLLREAGISVLEILKVDVVSLFYIPVQGY, from the exons ATGATGGAAAGGACATCTGCTCTTTTTATTTGTGAAGATTTCATCCTCTCTTGTGAATTTGGTCATGATAG GGAAGTCGGTGTAATGATCAAGAATGTGGACATTGCCTGTGGAGAGATTACTGTGAACCTAAATGAGGAGTTGCTTTCAAAAAGCAAAAGTTCATCACAAACTTCTTTTCAACCTGATAACGTTCTAGGGTCCGCTACTGATTCTGTTGCTTCTAAAAAgccacacaaaaaacaacaaatgaTTGTTGCACTCTCAAAGTACACCTCTCTATTTCCAGAAAAG GTTTCCTTCAGTTTACCAAAACTGGACGTGAGATTTGCGCATCGGGAATATGATTTTTCTGTCGAGAATAACATAATGGGCATCCAATTAAAAAGCACCAAATCACAATCCAGTGAAGATGTGGGGGAGACTACACGCCTTGATGTTCAATTGGATTTCAGTGAGATTCAT TTGCTTAGAGAAGCTGGCATTTCTGTTTTGGAGATACTGAAAGTTGATGTTGTATCATTATTTTACATTCCAGTACAG GGGTACTGA
- the LOC139197923 gene encoding protein SABRE-like isoform X2, translated as MMERTSALFICEDFILSCEFGHDREVGVMIKNVDIACGEITVNLNEELLSKSKSSSQTSFQPDNVLGSATDSVASKKPHKKQQMIVALSKYTSLFPEKVSFSLPKLDVRFAHREYDFSVENNIMGIQLKSTKSQSSEDVGETTRLDVQLDFSEIHLLREAGISVLEILKVDVVSLFYIPVQVSFFSLSPVSLKS; from the exons ATGATGGAAAGGACATCTGCTCTTTTTATTTGTGAAGATTTCATCCTCTCTTGTGAATTTGGTCATGATAG GGAAGTCGGTGTAATGATCAAGAATGTGGACATTGCCTGTGGAGAGATTACTGTGAACCTAAATGAGGAGTTGCTTTCAAAAAGCAAAAGTTCATCACAAACTTCTTTTCAACCTGATAACGTTCTAGGGTCCGCTACTGATTCTGTTGCTTCTAAAAAgccacacaaaaaacaacaaatgaTTGTTGCACTCTCAAAGTACACCTCTCTATTTCCAGAAAAG GTTTCCTTCAGTTTACCAAAACTGGACGTGAGATTTGCGCATCGGGAATATGATTTTTCTGTCGAGAATAACATAATGGGCATCCAATTAAAAAGCACCAAATCACAATCCAGTGAAGATGTGGGGGAGACTACACGCCTTGATGTTCAATTGGATTTCAGTGAGATTCAT TTGCTTAGAGAAGCTGGCATTTCTGTTTTGGAGATACTGAAAGTTGATGTTGTATCATTATTTTACATTCCAGTACAGGTAAGTTTTTTCAGTTTAAGTCCTGTGTCTCTTAAAAGTTAA
- the LOC139197924 gene encoding uncharacterized protein isoform X2 encodes MEDASNSNPISENRVKQEALQLAALLREMKEGLDTVRAKVQALTAKVKANNYPTADGISYLEAKHLLLLNYCQSLVYYLLRKAKGFSINGHPVVRSLVEIRLFLEKIRPIDKKLQYQVEKLTKVTTSTTEDVGQSGKEPQPNVPQQTDDLLRYRPNPDLLVSKTDVNFKVKCASVLCLNWIYLPNVCKKYKI; translated from the exons ATGGAAGACGCTTCAAATTCAAACCCAATCTCTGAAAATAGAGTAAAGCA agaAGCTCTCCAGCTTGCTGCTTtgttgagagaaatgaaggaaGGATTAGATACAGTGAGGGCAAAAGTCCAAGCTTTAACTGCAAAG GTGAAAGCAAATAATTATCCTACAGCAGATGGGATAAGCTATCTTGAAGCCAAGCATTTGCTGCTTCTAAACTATTGCCAGTCACTTGTCTATTACTTACTTCGTAAGGCTAAAGGGTTTTCAATAAATGGGCATCCCGTTGTTCGTAGCCTTGTGGAGATAAGGTTGTTTCTGGAAAAG ATTCGACCCATTGACAAGAAGCTCCAGTACCAAGTTGAGAAGCTCACCAAGGTTACTACAAGCACAACCGAAGATGTAGGGCAAAGTGGGAAGGAACCACAACCCAATGTGCCTCAGCAAACAGATGATTTGCTGAGATACCGCCCTAACCCTGACTTGCTTGTTAGCAAAACAGATGTGAATTTTAAGGTGAAATGCGCATCAGTACTATGTTTGAATTGGATATATTTACCCAACGTATGCAAGAAGTATAAAATATAA
- the LOC139197923 gene encoding protein SABRE-like isoform X3 has protein sequence MMERTSALFICEDFILSCEFGHDREVGVMIKNVDIACGEITVNLNEELLSKSKSSSQTSFQPDNVLGSATDSVASKKPHKKQQMIVALSKYTSLFPEKVSFSLPKLDVRFAHREYDFSVENNIMGIQLKSTKSQSSEDVGETTRLDVQLDFSEIHLLREAGISVLEILKVDVVSLFYIPVQRLGLNLKRLPWF, from the exons ATGATGGAAAGGACATCTGCTCTTTTTATTTGTGAAGATTTCATCCTCTCTTGTGAATTTGGTCATGATAG GGAAGTCGGTGTAATGATCAAGAATGTGGACATTGCCTGTGGAGAGATTACTGTGAACCTAAATGAGGAGTTGCTTTCAAAAAGCAAAAGTTCATCACAAACTTCTTTTCAACCTGATAACGTTCTAGGGTCCGCTACTGATTCTGTTGCTTCTAAAAAgccacacaaaaaacaacaaatgaTTGTTGCACTCTCAAAGTACACCTCTCTATTTCCAGAAAAG GTTTCCTTCAGTTTACCAAAACTGGACGTGAGATTTGCGCATCGGGAATATGATTTTTCTGTCGAGAATAACATAATGGGCATCCAATTAAAAAGCACCAAATCACAATCCAGTGAAGATGTGGGGGAGACTACACGCCTTGATGTTCAATTGGATTTCAGTGAGATTCAT TTGCTTAGAGAAGCTGGCATTTCTGTTTTGGAGATACTGAAAGTTGATGTTGTATCATTATTTTACATTCCAGTACAG AGATTGGGTTTGAATTTGAAGCGTCTTCCATGGTTTTGA
- the LOC139197924 gene encoding uncharacterized protein isoform X3 — translation MRQPRSSRPPFVRPLPLYFSTEALQLAALLREMKEGLDTVRAKVQALTAKVKANNYPTADGISYLEAKHLLLLNYCQSLVYYLLRKAKGFSINGHPVVRSLVEIRLFLEKIRPIDKKLQYQVEKLTKVTTSTTEDVGQSGKEPQPNVPQQTDDLLRYRPNPDLLVSKTDVNFKLQVVRERT, via the exons ATGCGACAGCCACGATCTTCTCGTCCTCCATTCGTACGGCCACTTCCTCTTTATTTCTCTAC agaAGCTCTCCAGCTTGCTGCTTtgttgagagaaatgaaggaaGGATTAGATACAGTGAGGGCAAAAGTCCAAGCTTTAACTGCAAAG GTGAAAGCAAATAATTATCCTACAGCAGATGGGATAAGCTATCTTGAAGCCAAGCATTTGCTGCTTCTAAACTATTGCCAGTCACTTGTCTATTACTTACTTCGTAAGGCTAAAGGGTTTTCAATAAATGGGCATCCCGTTGTTCGTAGCCTTGTGGAGATAAGGTTGTTTCTGGAAAAG ATTCGACCCATTGACAAGAAGCTCCAGTACCAAGTTGAGAAGCTCACCAAGGTTACTACAAGCACAACCGAAGATGTAGGGCAAAGTGGGAAGGAACCACAACCCAATGTGCCTCAGCAAACAGATGATTTGCTGAGATACCGCCCTAACCCTGACTTGCTTGTTAGCAAAACAGATGTGAATTTTAAG CTGCAGGTCGTGAGAGAGAGAACATAA
- the LOC103410920 gene encoding uncharacterized protein encodes MEDASNSNPISENRVKQEAPQLAALLREMKEGLDTVRAKVQALTAKVKANNYPTADGISYLEAKHLLLLNYCQSLVYYLLRKAKGFSINGHPVVRSLVEIRLFLEKIRPIDKKLQYQVEKLTKVTTSKTEDVGPSGKEPQPNVPQQTDDLLRYRPNPDMLVSKTDVNSKAGKDVYRPPKFAPTSMDEDKLSKHEKNALRRDKNTLRQAKQSAYVRELVDDLEGRPEEIVESVGAESIELARYRAKRDERERQEEELFTRAPITKKEKQREKHLKKSRNGLLGLTENFYDEIKGLPLDDENDEQVASSRSARGGMGRHKKRKMRR; translated from the exons ATGGAAGACGCTTCAAATTCAAACCCAATCTCTGAAAATAGAGTAAAGCA agaAGCTCCCCAGCTTGCTGCTTTGTTGAGGGAAATGAAGGAAGGATTAGATACAGTGAGGGCAAAAGTCCAAGCTTTAACTGCAAAG GTGAAAGCAAATAATTATCCGACAGCAGATGGGATAAGCTATCTTGAAGCCAAGCATTTGCTGCTTCTAAACTATTGCCAGTCACTTGTCTATTACTTACTTCGTAAGGCTAAAGGGTTTTCAATAAATGGGCATCCCGTTGTTCGTAGCCTTGTGGAGATAAGGTTGTTTCTGGAAAAG ATTCGACCCATTGACAAGAAGCTCCAGTACCAAGTTGAGAAGCTCACCAAGGTTACCACAAGCAAAACCGAAGATGTAGGGCCAAGTGGGAAGGAACCACAACCCAATGTGCCTCAACAAACAGATGATTTGCTGAGATACCGCCCTAACCCTGACATGCTTGTTAGCAAAACAGATGTGAATTCTAAG GCTGGTAAGGATGTGTATCGACCTCCCAAATTTGCCCCGACTTCGATGGATGAAGATAAGTTGTCAAAGCATGAAAAAAATGCATTGAGAAGGGATAAGAATACTTTACGACAAGCTAAGCAGAGTGCTTATGTGAGGGAACTGGTGGATGATTTGGAGGGGAGGCCTGAAGAG ATTGTAGAAAGTGTCGGAGCTGAAAGCATAGAACTAGCGAGATACAGGGCAAAGAGGGATGAACGTGAACGGCAAGAAGAGGAACTTTTTACGCGTGCTCCTATTACAAAGAAGgagaaacaaagagaaaaacacttaaagaaaTCAAGAAATGG GTTGCTTGGTTTGACGGAGAATTTCTATGATGAAATTAAGGGTTTACCCTTGGACGATGAGAATGATGAGCAGGTTGCAAGCTCCCGCAGT
- the LOC139197923 gene encoding protein SABRE-like isoform X6 — translation MIVGVMIKNVDIACGEITVNLNEELLSKSKSSSQTSFQPDNVLGSATDSVASKKPHKKQQMIVALSKYTSLFPEKVSFSLPKLDVRFAHREYDFSVENNIMGIQLKSTKSQSSEDVGETTRLDVQLDFSEIHLLREAGISVLEILKVDVVSLFYIPVQVSFFSLSPVSLKS, via the exons ATGATAG TCGGTGTAATGATCAAGAATGTGGACATTGCCTGTGGAGAGATTACTGTGAACCTAAATGAGGAGTTGCTTTCAAAAAGCAAAAGTTCATCACAAACTTCTTTTCAACCTGATAACGTTCTAGGGTCCGCTACTGATTCTGTTGCTTCTAAAAAgccacacaaaaaacaacaaatgaTTGTTGCACTCTCAAAGTACACCTCTCTATTTCCAGAAAAG GTTTCCTTCAGTTTACCAAAACTGGACGTGAGATTTGCGCATCGGGAATATGATTTTTCTGTCGAGAATAACATAATGGGCATCCAATTAAAAAGCACCAAATCACAATCCAGTGAAGATGTGGGGGAGACTACACGCCTTGATGTTCAATTGGATTTCAGTGAGATTCAT TTGCTTAGAGAAGCTGGCATTTCTGTTTTGGAGATACTGAAAGTTGATGTTGTATCATTATTTTACATTCCAGTACAGGTAAGTTTTTTCAGTTTAAGTCCTGTGTCTCTTAAAAGTTAA
- the LOC139197924 gene encoding uncharacterized protein isoform X1, with amino-acid sequence MRQPRSSRPPFVRPLPLYFSTEALQLAALLREMKEGLDTVRAKVQALTAKVKANNYPTADGISYLEAKHLLLLNYCQSLVYYLLRKAKGFSINGHPVVRSLVEIRLFLEKIRPIDKKLQYQVEKLTKVTTSTTEDVGQSGKEPQPNVPQQTDDLLRYRPNPDLLVSKTDVNFKVKCASVLCLNWIYLPNVCKKYKI; translated from the exons ATGCGACAGCCACGATCTTCTCGTCCTCCATTCGTACGGCCACTTCCTCTTTATTTCTCTAC agaAGCTCTCCAGCTTGCTGCTTtgttgagagaaatgaaggaaGGATTAGATACAGTGAGGGCAAAAGTCCAAGCTTTAACTGCAAAG GTGAAAGCAAATAATTATCCTACAGCAGATGGGATAAGCTATCTTGAAGCCAAGCATTTGCTGCTTCTAAACTATTGCCAGTCACTTGTCTATTACTTACTTCGTAAGGCTAAAGGGTTTTCAATAAATGGGCATCCCGTTGTTCGTAGCCTTGTGGAGATAAGGTTGTTTCTGGAAAAG ATTCGACCCATTGACAAGAAGCTCCAGTACCAAGTTGAGAAGCTCACCAAGGTTACTACAAGCACAACCGAAGATGTAGGGCAAAGTGGGAAGGAACCACAACCCAATGTGCCTCAGCAAACAGATGATTTGCTGAGATACCGCCCTAACCCTGACTTGCTTGTTAGCAAAACAGATGTGAATTTTAAGGTGAAATGCGCATCAGTACTATGTTTGAATTGGATATATTTACCCAACGTATGCAAGAAGTATAAAATATAA